A stretch of Phragmites australis chromosome 12, lpPhrAust1.1, whole genome shotgun sequence DNA encodes these proteins:
- the LOC133886574 gene encoding long chain acyl-CoA synthetase 9, chloroplastic-like isoform X1, giving the protein MNPYFIGFVFPFVASLLFTKRKPEKKKRGVIVDVGAEPGYAIRNQRFEQPVETHWEGIFTLAELFEQSCKQFAYMPLLGTRKLISRELEVAADGRSFEKLHLGCYEWKSYADAFKTVCNFSSGLVQIGHQKDERVAIFADTQAEWQIALQACFRQNITVVTIYASLGEGALCHSLNETGVTTVVCGRKELKKLIHISGQLDTVKHVIYINEEGVSTEVSLAQKCTSWTIRSFEDVERLGLERPVKANLPLPSDTAVIMYTSGSTGMPKGVMMSHRNVLATVSAVMTIVPALGRKDVYLAYLPLAHILELAAEAIITAVGASIGYGSPLTLTDTSNKIKRGTQGDASALKPTLMTAVPAILDRVRDGVRKNVDAKGGLAKKLFDIAYSRRLAAVNGSWLGAWGLEKLLWDMLVFQKVRAILGGRIRFILSGGAPLSGDTQRFINICLGAPISQGYGLTETCAGGTFSEYDDTSVGRVGAPLPCSYIKLIDWAEGGYLTTDSPMPRGEIVIGGPNVTKGYFKNEAKTNEVYKDDERGMRWFYSGDIGRLHPDGCLEIIDRKKDIVKLQHGEYVSLGKVEAALSVSPYVDQIMIHADPFHSYCVALVVAAYSELKDWASKQGIAYTDFSDLCQKQETVKEVLQSLAKAAKQAHLEKFEIPAKIKLIPDPWTPESGLVTAALKLKREVIKKAYEKDLAQLYS; this is encoded by the exons ATGAATCCGTATTTTATTGGTTTTGTTTTCCCTTTTGTGGCATCTCTGCTGTTCACCAAGAGAAAGcctgaaaagaagaagaggggagTGATAGTTGATGTGGGTGCAGAGCCTGGCTATGCCATCCGTAACCAGAGATTTGAACAGCCTGTCGAAACACACTGGGAGGGGattttcacacttgctgagctaTTTGAGCAATCATGCAAGCAGTTTGCCTACATGCCCCTGCTTGGCACCAGGAAGCTCATTTCAAGGGAATTAGAGGTAGCTGCCGATGGGAGATCCTTTGAGAAGCTCCATTTGGGGTGTTATGAGTGGAAAAGTTATGCTGATGCATTCAAGACTGTCTGCAACTTCTCTTCTGGTCTAGTGCAAATTGGACACCAGAAGGATGAGCGTGTTGCTATTTTTGCTGATACACAAGCTGAGTGGCAGATTGCATTGCAG GCGTGCTTCAGACAAAATATTACAGTTGTGACCATATATGCCTCCTTGGGGGAGGGGGCGCTATGTCACTCACTAAATGAG ACTGGGGTAACTACTGTTGTCTGCGGACGGAAAGAACTGAAAAAGCTGATTCATATAAGTGGCCAACTTGATACTGTGAAACATGTCATCTACATAAATGAGGAAGGTGTCTCCACTGAAGTATCCTTGGCTCAAAAATGCACGAGCTGGACCATTAGGTCATTTGAGGATGTAGAGAGGTTAGGATTGGAAAGACCTGTCAAAGCAAACTTGCCTCTCCCATCAGATACTGCAGTGATTATGTATACAAGTGGCAGCACAGGAATGCCTAAG GGAGTCATGATGAGTCACCGCAATGTCTTGGCTACTGTTTCAGCTGTTATGACGATTGTGCCTGCACTTGGTAGGAAGGATGTGTACCTGGCATACCTCCCGCTAGCACATATCCTTGAATTGGCAGCTGAG GCAATCATAACTGCTGTTGGGGCTTCAATAGGATATGGATCACCATTGACCCTGACTGATacatcaaataaaataaaaaggggGACGCAAGGCGACGCTTCAGCGCTGAAGCCAACACTTATGACTGCTGTACCTGCTATACTTGACCGTGTTCGTGATGGCGTACGAAAAAAT GTAGATGCAAAGGGTGGGTTAGCAAAGAAATTATTTGATATTGCTTATAGCCGCCGCCTAGCTGCTGTTAATGGAAGCTGGCTTGGTGCGTGGGGACTAGAGAAGCTCTTGTGGGATATGCTTGTCTTTCAGAAGGTGCGTGCAATCTTGGGAGGGAGGATTCGCTTTATTCTTTCAGGTGGAGCACCTTTGTCAGGGGACACTCAGAGATTTATAAATATATGCCTTGG GGCTCCAATATCGCAAGGATATGGCTTGACTGAAACCTGTGCTGGTGGGACATTTTCGGAGTATGATGACACATCTGTTGGTCGTGTTGGTGCTCCTCTGCCTTGTTCATACATTAAg TTGATAGACTGGGCCGAAGGTGGATACTTAACAACTGATTCGCCAATGCCTCGGGGTGAAATAGTTATTGGAGGTCCAAATGTAACTAAAGGCTACTTCAAAAATGAAGCAAAAACAAATGAGGTCTACAAG GATGATGAAAGAGGCATGCGGTGGTTCTACTCTGGTGACATCGGGCGCTTGCACCCAGATGGCTGTCTTGAAATCATTGACCGTAAGAAGGACATAGTCAAGCTTCAACACGGTGAATATGTATCGCTAGGAAAG GTGGAGGCTGCTTTGAGTGTGAGCCCATACGTTGACCAGATCATGATCCATGCTGACCCCTTCCACAGCTACTGTGTCGCACTTGTTGTAGCTGCATACAGCGAGCTGAAAGACTGGGCCTCCAAACAAGGAATCGCATATACTGATTTTTCAGATTTGTGCCAGAAGCAAGAGACAGTCAAAGAAGTCCTCCAATCTTTAGCAAAG GCTGCTAAGCAAGCGCATCTGGAGAAGTTTGAGATCCCAGCCAAAATCAAGCTGATACCAGATCCATGGACACCAGAGTCGGGCCTTGTCACGGCTGCCCTAAAGCTCAAGAGGGAAGTCATCAAGAAGGCATACGAGAAGGACCTTGCTCAGCTGTACAGCTAA
- the LOC133886574 gene encoding long chain acyl-CoA synthetase 9, chloroplastic-like isoform X2, with protein sequence MSVLLFLLIHKLSGRLHCRQNITVVTIYASLGEGALCHSLNETGVTTVVCGRKELKKLIHISGQLDTVKHVIYINEEGVSTEVSLAQKCTSWTIRSFEDVERLGLERPVKANLPLPSDTAVIMYTSGSTGMPKGVMMSHRNVLATVSAVMTIVPALGRKDVYLAYLPLAHILELAAEAIITAVGASIGYGSPLTLTDTSNKIKRGTQGDASALKPTLMTAVPAILDRVRDGVRKNVDAKGGLAKKLFDIAYSRRLAAVNGSWLGAWGLEKLLWDMLVFQKVRAILGGRIRFILSGGAPLSGDTQRFINICLGAPISQGYGLTETCAGGTFSEYDDTSVGRVGAPLPCSYIKLIDWAEGGYLTTDSPMPRGEIVIGGPNVTKGYFKNEAKTNEVYKDDERGMRWFYSGDIGRLHPDGCLEIIDRKKDIVKLQHGEYVSLGKVEAALSVSPYVDQIMIHADPFHSYCVALVVAAYSELKDWASKQGIAYTDFSDLCQKQETVKEVLQSLAKAAKQAHLEKFEIPAKIKLIPDPWTPESGLVTAALKLKREVIKKAYEKDLAQLYS encoded by the exons ATGAGCGTGTTGCTATTTTTGCTGATACACAAGCTGAGTGGCAGATTGCATTGCAG ACAAAATATTACAGTTGTGACCATATATGCCTCCTTGGGGGAGGGGGCGCTATGTCACTCACTAAATGAG ACTGGGGTAACTACTGTTGTCTGCGGACGGAAAGAACTGAAAAAGCTGATTCATATAAGTGGCCAACTTGATACTGTGAAACATGTCATCTACATAAATGAGGAAGGTGTCTCCACTGAAGTATCCTTGGCTCAAAAATGCACGAGCTGGACCATTAGGTCATTTGAGGATGTAGAGAGGTTAGGATTGGAAAGACCTGTCAAAGCAAACTTGCCTCTCCCATCAGATACTGCAGTGATTATGTATACAAGTGGCAGCACAGGAATGCCTAAG GGAGTCATGATGAGTCACCGCAATGTCTTGGCTACTGTTTCAGCTGTTATGACGATTGTGCCTGCACTTGGTAGGAAGGATGTGTACCTGGCATACCTCCCGCTAGCACATATCCTTGAATTGGCAGCTGAG GCAATCATAACTGCTGTTGGGGCTTCAATAGGATATGGATCACCATTGACCCTGACTGATacatcaaataaaataaaaaggggGACGCAAGGCGACGCTTCAGCGCTGAAGCCAACACTTATGACTGCTGTACCTGCTATACTTGACCGTGTTCGTGATGGCGTACGAAAAAAT GTAGATGCAAAGGGTGGGTTAGCAAAGAAATTATTTGATATTGCTTATAGCCGCCGCCTAGCTGCTGTTAATGGAAGCTGGCTTGGTGCGTGGGGACTAGAGAAGCTCTTGTGGGATATGCTTGTCTTTCAGAAGGTGCGTGCAATCTTGGGAGGGAGGATTCGCTTTATTCTTTCAGGTGGAGCACCTTTGTCAGGGGACACTCAGAGATTTATAAATATATGCCTTGG GGCTCCAATATCGCAAGGATATGGCTTGACTGAAACCTGTGCTGGTGGGACATTTTCGGAGTATGATGACACATCTGTTGGTCGTGTTGGTGCTCCTCTGCCTTGTTCATACATTAAg TTGATAGACTGGGCCGAAGGTGGATACTTAACAACTGATTCGCCAATGCCTCGGGGTGAAATAGTTATTGGAGGTCCAAATGTAACTAAAGGCTACTTCAAAAATGAAGCAAAAACAAATGAGGTCTACAAG GATGATGAAAGAGGCATGCGGTGGTTCTACTCTGGTGACATCGGGCGCTTGCACCCAGATGGCTGTCTTGAAATCATTGACCGTAAGAAGGACATAGTCAAGCTTCAACACGGTGAATATGTATCGCTAGGAAAG GTGGAGGCTGCTTTGAGTGTGAGCCCATACGTTGACCAGATCATGATCCATGCTGACCCCTTCCACAGCTACTGTGTCGCACTTGTTGTAGCTGCATACAGCGAGCTGAAAGACTGGGCCTCCAAACAAGGAATCGCATATACTGATTTTTCAGATTTGTGCCAGAAGCAAGAGACAGTCAAAGAAGTCCTCCAATCTTTAGCAAAG GCTGCTAAGCAAGCGCATCTGGAGAAGTTTGAGATCCCAGCCAAAATCAAGCTGATACCAGATCCATGGACACCAGAGTCGGGCCTTGTCACGGCTGCCCTAAAGCTCAAGAGGGAAGTCATCAAGAAGGCATACGAGAAGGACCTTGCTCAGCTGTACAGCTAA